Below is a window of Caballeronia insecticola DNA.
GCGACAAGCATGAACGGCTGCGTGTTGTAGACGGTCGTCGCCATCGAGATCGATGCGCGCGAATACGCGGCGAACAGCAAGAGCCAGTTGCCGACGATCGCCACGCTGCCGATCAGCACGAGGCCGATCATCCGCCACGAAAAATAGCGCGCCTTTAAAAAGCCCAGCGCCGCGCACACGGCGAGCAGCGTCGCCCCGCCGAACACGCAGCGAAAAAACACCACGTTCCAGGGCGTTTGCCCCGACGACACGACGAGCCAGCCGATCGTGCCCGACATCAGCATGGCAAGCGACATCTCGATCGCGCCGCGACGCAAGTCATTCCCGTGCGATGCGTTCGCAATGCGCGCGTTCATTTGTTCGGTGTTCATCCTGGCCTGCTTAAAACGAGTTTCGATGCGTTCAAGTCTAACGATGCGCTTCGCTCAAAACCATGCTTAAAATGAGGCACGCAAAACGTTCATCCTTTGAATCGAAGGCGATTATGACAAAGAACCTTGGCGCATCGCCGGCGGGCATCGACGCTATCGACCGCGAACTGATCGGCGTGCTGGCAAGCGACGGACGCATCGCGATCAGCGAGCTTGCCAAACGCATCGGCTTGTCCGCGCCGAGCACGGCCGAACGCGTGCGGCGGCTGGAAACGCAAGGCGTGATCCGCGGCTTTACCGTCGATATCGACCCGCGCGCGCTCGGCTATACGTTGCAGGCCATCGTGCGGGTACAGCCGCTGCCGGGGCAGCTGCATCTCGTCGAGGACGCGATCCGGCGCATTCCCGAGTTCGTCGAATGCGACAAAGTCACGGGCGACGACTGTTTCGTGTGCCGCCTTTATCTACGCTCGATCGAGCATCTCGACGACATCCTCAGCCGCGTGACGGAACGCGCCGCGACGAGCACGGCCATCGTGAAGGCGACGCCGATCGAAAGACGTCTGCCGCCGCTTGGCTGAATGAAGCCCGTGCGTTTTTTGCGCGCCGGGGAACGGCGTTACACTAAGGGCGCTTGGAACGCAGGACGGGTTCTGCAACAGCTTATGCGCGAAAGGAGCGACCATGAGTGACTTCGACGCCAGCAGCACCTTCCGCGGGCTTCCGCTGACTCCCGAGCAGGATGCCGAAGTGCGGCATTACATCAAGAAGAAAAAGCAGCGCGACGAGCCGTGGGACACGCCCGAACTGGAAGCGATGCTGCAGGACATGCTGGAGCCGCCCGCCGACGAAGACTCGGTGATCGATGAAGACACCGACGACGAAACGCGCGCGGTGGCGGAGCGCGCGTCGGCGTTCATCGACGAAGGCATGGACCCGATCGAGAACAGCGAGGAGTGGCACGCGGCGATGGAAGCCGAGGCTATGAAAGGGCCGCGCCGCTGAGTTTGCAGCGTCACTTGCAAAAAAAGCGCCGGTCGATGCCGGCGCCGTCTGTACTTTCTTCATATGCTGCGCTGCACTTCAGCGCCGGTGCATCCAGTCACGCGGCGGATGCGTGTCGAGCCAGCGCGCTTTGGGCGTGTGAATGTGCGGGTGCCGGTGATGCATGACGAGAACCACCGCGATGCACAACACCAGGATGACGCCCGCCATCAGGCTGATCATCGGCTCGGTCATCGGGACCTCCTCTCGGTCAAGGGACGATGACTTCATTCTAGGCGCTGTTCCGCGCGCCGTTTCATCGCCGTTTCATACGCCCGCGCAAAAGCTAAGCTGCAACACAGATAAACGAATCGGCGCCAAGCGAAAGCGCCCGGCGTGCTTGTGTCCTATGCTTGTGTCCATGGTGCTTTGGCAATCGACGATCACGCAACCGACGATCACGCAACCAGGAGACGCAGCATGGCGACATGGAAACCGGATCCGAGCTTCTACCCTTCCCCGCGGCTCGCGGCGAAGGCTCCGCGCGAAACGCTCGCCTACGTCGCGACATTCGATCCCGAGCGCAAGACACCGGACAAGATCGCCGTAGTCGATGTGGACCCCGCTTCGTCGAGCTATACGAAGATCGTCGGCGAAGTGTCGATGCCCGATATCGGCGACGAGTTGCATCACTTCGGCTGGAACGCGTGTTCTTCATGCTTGTGCCCGAACGCGCCGCATCCGCATATGGAGCGGCGTTATCTCGTCGTGCCGGGGCTGCGCTCGTCGCGCATTCATATTCTCGATACGAAGCCCGATCCGAAGCAGCCGGTCATCGTCAAAACGATCGAGCCTGAAGAACTCGCCGAAAAGACCGGCTATACGCGCCCGCATACCGTGCACTGCGGGCCGGGCGGCATCTATATCACCGCGCTCGGCAATGCCGAAGGCAAGGCGCCCGGCGGCGTGCTGATGCTCGACCAGCAGAGCTTCGATCCGCTCGGCCGCTGGGAAGTGGATCGCGGCCCGCAACGTCTCGCTTACGACGGTTGGTGGCATCTCGGCTACGACACGATGGTCACGAGCGAATGGGGCACGCCCGATACCTTCGAGGACGGCCTTGTGCCCGAGCTTTTGCTCGGCGCGAAATACGGGCGCAAGCTGCATTTCTGGGACTTCACCAAACGCAAGCACCTACAGGAAATCGACTTCGGCGACGAATATCAACTCGTCTTCGAACTGCGCCCCGCGCACGATCCGACCAAGGCGTACGGCTTCGTCAATTGCGTGATCAGCCTGAAGGACCTGTCGTCGTCGATCTGGACCTGGTATCGCGACAAGGACAAGTGGGCGGTCAAGAAAATCATCGACATTCCCGCCGAACCCGCCGACGCCGACAAGCTTCCGCCGCTGCTCAAAGGCTTCGGCGCGGTGCCGCCGCTCGTCTCCGATATCGATCTGTCGATGGACGACCGCTTCCTCTACGTCTCGTGCTGGGGCACCGGCGACATGCTGCAATACGACGTCTCCGACCCGTTCGCGCCGAAACTGACGGGCAAGGTGCGCCTGGGCGGCATCGTCTCGCGCGCGACGCATGCGGGGGCCGCGAACGGCGCGCTCAACGGCGGACCTCAGATGGTCGAAGTGAGCCGCGACGGCCGCCGCGTCTACTTCACGAACTCGCTTTACGGCGCCGTGGATGCGCAGTTCTATCCCGAAGGCATCGACGGCTGGATGGTCAAGCTCGACGCCGCGCCGGACGGCGGGCTTGCCGTCGACCGAGACTTCTTCATCGACTGGCCGAAGGGACATCGGCCGCATCAGATCCGGCTGCAAGGCGGCGATTGCTCGTCGGATTCTTACTGTTATCCGTGATGCGCCGCGAGCCGCCCGCATGAACGCCGTGAATGCCGTCTCTCCCGCGCTGCTCCTCACGGCCGCGGGCCTCGGCGCGTTTCATGGCCTCAATCCCGCGATGGGCTGGCTGTTCGCGGTCGCGCTCGGCATCTACGCGAAGAGCCGGCGCGTCGCGCTCGTGTCGCTCGTGCCGATCGCGCTGGGACACGCGGCGTCCGTGGCGCTCGTGCTGGCGGGCGCGCTCACTCTGGGCGCCGTCGTCGGTCACGACAGCCTCGCACGCGCGTGCGGTGTGCTACTGATCGGCTGGGGCGTATGGAACGCGTGGCGCGGCCATCGCGGACGGCCGACCGTCGGCATGCGCACGGGTCTGGCGGGGCTCGCGCTGTGGTCGTTCGTGATGTCGAGCGCGCACGGCGCGGGGCTCATGCTCGTGCCCGCGCTGCTGCCGCTGTGCAGCGGGCCGGTGTCGGGCGGCGCTTTCGAGGCCGGCGCGCTCGCGCTGACGGTGCACACGGGCGCGATGCTCGCGGTGATCGCCGCCATCTCCATGTTCGCGATGTCCCTTCAAGCGCGCGGCGGACTGGGCTTTTTGCGCCACGGCTGGATCAACATCGATTGGCTCTGGAGTGTGGCCCTGATCGCATGCGGCGTGCTGCTCTTCGTGTAGCCTCGACTCATTTCCCGTGTGCGTGCGCGCCGCTCGACGCGTAGCCGGCGGCATGGCCGAAGTCGGCTCTAGTTCGGCGGGGAACGCCTACCGGTGTCGATTGCGCGCGCATGCGACTCCCGGCAATATCGCCCGGACAGAACACGAATATCGCGGCGCACCACCGAATCATCCAGCCGACAACAACGTGGGGAGCTTCCCGATGCGTGAAATTTCATACGAAGAACAAACAGTCAATTCCGGCAATCCGCTCGCACGCTTCGCGCATCGCAGCCGCATGTCGATGGCGATCGATCTCGTCAGCAAACTGTGCGCGAATCGCGGCACGGTCGTCGATTTCGGCGCGGGGCCGGGTCTGTTTCTGCATACGCTCGGCGGAGCGCGCCCGGACGTTACGCTGATCGGTCACGATATGTTCATGGCGCCGGCGTTTCCCGAAGTGAACTACGCCGAATCGCTCGATTCAGTGGCGTCGAGCAGCGTGGATGTGCTCACCGCGTTCGAGGTCTGCGAGCATCTCTACGACAACGAACTCGATAACCTTTTGAGCGACGCCGCGCGCATTTTGAAGCCGAACGGCGCGTTCGTGATCTCCGTGCCGATCATGTACGGGCTCGCGATCGGGCCGAAAGTATCGAACTGGATGATTCGCAGCCGCTCGTTCAAGTCCGAGTACTCGCCTGCGGAACTGGTCAAGGCGATGGTCGGCATTCGCGTGAGCCGCCCCGAAAATCCGCGCACGACGCATAAGGGGTTTGATTTCCGCGAACTGCGTGATGTGGTGAGCAAGCGCTTCGTGATCGATGCCACGCATCTGAGCCCGTTGCCGATCGCGCCGTGGTGGATGAGTTCGCAGTATTTTATGATCTGCCGGCCGAAGGGTAAGGGTTGATTGTTCGGGGCGTGGTGGGGGCTGTTGGCGCTTTCGTTGACGATCGCGTTGGCATTGGCACCGCGTCCGGCATTTTGCATGCGTTATGCCGGATGGCGCTTTGTATGCAGAATGCCGACGGTGAAGGTTATTGATCTGTAGCTATTACTCCACGTACATCGAGCCGGACTGGCGGTTGTTAGTCCGGCTCTTGCATTTGGACTTTTGCATTTTGTCTTTTGGATGCGTTATGCCGGATGGCTTTCGCATGCAAAAACGCCAACGCCAAAGGGGCTCTCGTCCACGGCCCACACTTCGCAGGGTATTGAGCCGGCTGGCTACCGTTAGCCCGACTTTTCGTGGGCTAGTCCGCCGTATCGCGTTTTGACTTCTGCATGCGATATACCAGATGGCGTTTTGCATGCACAACGCCAACACTGAGGGCTATTCCCCCGCACCGTATTGATCAGAACCGGCAATCGTCGGCCCGGCTTTTGCATTTGACCTTATGCATGCGTTATTCCATTTGGAACAACGCATGCAAAATGCACATTCAATCCCGCCGCGACACTTCTTCAGCACTCGGCAACTCCGCCGTAGTCCATCCTCCGCCAAGCGCTTTGACGAGCGCGACACTCGCCGCCATGCGCCTCCGTTCGATGCGCACGGCCGCGCGTTGATCGGACAGCACGATTGCCTGCGTCACCACCACGCTGAGATACGTGATCGCGCCGTTTTCATATCGGTTGCTGACCTTGCCGAGCGCCCGTTGCGCCGCGTCCACCGCATCGCGCTGCGCTTCGCCCTCGCGGCGCAGCACGTCGAGCGCGTTCAGGTTGTCCTCCACCTGTCCGAAGGCCGTCAGCACGGTTTGCCGATAATCGGCGACGCTCTCGTCGTAGGCGGCGCGCGCGGTGTCGCGCGCCGCTGCCCGGCCGCCGAAGTCGAGCACGGTGAATGCAAGCTGCGGCCCGAGCGACCAGAAGCGGCTCGGCGCTTGCAGCCACGAACTGAAATGCGTCGCCTCCAGGCCGCCCGTCGCGGCCAGCAGCAGGTTCGGAAAGAACGC
It encodes the following:
- a CDS encoding Lrp/AsnC family transcriptional regulator; its protein translation is MTKNLGASPAGIDAIDRELIGVLASDGRIAISELAKRIGLSAPSTAERVRRLETQGVIRGFTVDIDPRALGYTLQAIVRVQPLPGQLHLVEDAIRRIPEFVECDKVTGDDCFVCRLYLRSIEHLDDILSRVTERAATSTAIVKATPIERRLPPLG
- a CDS encoding selenium-binding family protein translates to MATWKPDPSFYPSPRLAAKAPRETLAYVATFDPERKTPDKIAVVDVDPASSSYTKIVGEVSMPDIGDELHHFGWNACSSCLCPNAPHPHMERRYLVVPGLRSSRIHILDTKPDPKQPVIVKTIEPEELAEKTGYTRPHTVHCGPGGIYITALGNAEGKAPGGVLMLDQQSFDPLGRWEVDRGPQRLAYDGWWHLGYDTMVTSEWGTPDTFEDGLVPELLLGAKYGRKLHFWDFTKRKHLQEIDFGDEYQLVFELRPAHDPTKAYGFVNCVISLKDLSSSIWTWYRDKDKWAVKKIIDIPAEPADADKLPPLLKGFGAVPPLVSDIDLSMDDRFLYVSCWGTGDMLQYDVSDPFAPKLTGKVRLGGIVSRATHAGAANGALNGGPQMVEVSRDGRRVYFTNSLYGAVDAQFYPEGIDGWMVKLDAAPDGGLAVDRDFFIDWPKGHRPHQIRLQGGDCSSDSYCYP
- a CDS encoding class I SAM-dependent methyltransferase translates to MAEVGSSSAGNAYRCRLRAHATPGNIARTEHEYRGAPPNHPADNNVGSFPMREISYEEQTVNSGNPLARFAHRSRMSMAIDLVSKLCANRGTVVDFGAGPGLFLHTLGGARPDVTLIGHDMFMAPAFPEVNYAESLDSVASSSVDVLTAFEVCEHLYDNELDNLLSDAARILKPNGAFVISVPIMYGLAIGPKVSNWMIRSRSFKSEYSPAELVKAMVGIRVSRPENPRTTHKGFDFRELRDVVSKRFVIDATHLSPLPIAPWWMSSQYFMICRPKGKG